One stretch of Neovison vison isolate M4711 unplaced genomic scaffold, ASM_NN_V1 Scaffold_036, whole genome shotgun sequence DNA includes these proteins:
- the LOC122897949 gene encoding collagen alpha-1(I) chain-like — protein sequence MAPEDTDPAPGGPWPPRGARDPGHHATVTTDPQQDTLPHAHDNIPPCPARLDPRGLSSSPGAEAPSPGDDPSQEPLEAREGTTPNSDEAGFSPEGADRGHRAPSAVQASQGQDGGGGQRRQGEGAQRATADQRVRSGSGGKGAPTKARAGPPGKRARDPTATSTRAVPRRPGTPASLSTLGAPPPPREPGPTPLGPAHPHGTPAAGARFKPPPVCLVHPGTTTRGEAPPRRERPDPCPDVTAGGHSARERAADAAARTATGQETHGRGGVATHARTHSHAHGSPTCQTPARPGGILPRLGGGRRRPRPCSHHRPEGTSCLHRGHERSGDGHSMLGKNSSSPRVAKRHSAGSARHEGLGKLGEKIGGDDQDPTRARGRNPRAIHGLPREAHAGPQPPGCDTEYVA from the exons ATGGCACCCGAGGACACCGACCCGGCCCCTGGCGGACCCTGGCCACCTCGCGGGGCTCGGGACCCCGGCCACCACGCCACAGTCACGACCGACCCCCAACAGGACACTCTCCCCCACGCACACGACAACATCCCTCCGTGCCCCGCTCGACTGGACCCGCGCGGCCTCTCCTCCTCACCGGGGGCTGAGGCTCCTTCGCCCGGGGACGACCCCTCCCAAgagcccctagaggccagggaggggacaaCGCCCAACAGCGACGAGGCCGGTTTCAGCCCCGAGGGAGCGGATCGAGGTCACCGCGCGCCTTCAGCCGTCCAGGCAAGCCAGGGACAAGATGGGGGGGGAGGTCAGCGGCGACAGGGGGAGGGTGCCCAGCGGGCGACGGCCGACCAGCGCGTGCGGAGCGGTTCCGGGGGGAAGGGCGCACCAACGAAGGCACGAGCCGGGCCGCCAGGTAAACGTGCACGGGATCCCACCGCCACCAGCACGAGAGCGGTCCCGCGACGCCCGGGGACGCCGGCCAGCCTCAGCACCCTTGGCGCGCCTCCTCCCCCCCGCGAACCGGGCCCCACACCGCTGGGGCCCGCCCACCCCCACGGGACCCCCGCCGCAGGGGCCCGTTTTAAACCTCCGCCCGTCTGCCTAGTCCATCCCGGAACCACGACCCGGGGGGAAGCGCCCCCCAGGCGAGAGCGGCCCGACCCGTGCCCAGACGTCACCGCCGGCGGCCACTCGGCACGGGAGCGGGCAGCAGACGCAGCCGCTCGCACGGCAACAGGGCAGGAGACGCACGGCCGCGGGGGAGTggccacgcacgcacgcacgcactcgCACGCACACGGGAGCCCCACGTGCCAGACGCCAGCCAGGCCCGGCGGGATCCTCCCCCGACTCGGAGGGGGGAGGCGCAGGCCGCG GCCATGCTCCCATCACCGCCCAGAAGGAACCTCGTGCCTCCACCGGGGCCACGAGAGGAGCGGAGACGGGCACAGCATGCTGGGCAAAAATAGCAGCAGCCCTCGGGTGGCCAAGCGCCACAGCGCTGGCTCGGCCCGGCACG AGGGCCTCGGAAAACTTGGTGAGAAAATCGGGGGCGACGACCAGGACCCCACGCGAGCCCGCGGACGGAACCCTCGCGCCATCCACGGACTTCCCCGCGAGGCTCATGCCGGTCCCCAGCCGCCCGGGTGTGACACGGAATACGTGGCCTGA